CTGCCCGCCCAAGACTTTCGCACCGAGTATGCCGAAGATGTCTATGAGATCACTCCCAGCAAGGACCAGCAGGCCCTGAATCTGCTATGTCCAGTGAAGCACATCCGCTCTCGAGGCGATACCCTCAACCAGCCCACACTTGATATCGATATCAAAGCAGAGATGGATGGAGTTATCTCCATCGAGACCACACATTGGGCCGGTGCTCAACGAAAAGGCCCCAACTTCGATCTCTTCCCAGCTGGGCAGCCTAAAGTTGAGGGAAAGATCGTCAAGAGTGATAAGGGCACAACTATTCAATCTGGAGTTCTCTCTGCCACTATTCATCCTGACCAACATAACTTCGACATCAAATTCCACAGCTCAGATGGCAAAAAGCACCTCACGAACCTGGGCAATCGTAGCACAGGATTTGCCTACTCCCCGGCCCCTAGCACACCAATGCAGACCGGCGACATGCGCGACTTCAAGCACTACATGTTCATGCAAACGACTCTGTCCGTCGGCGAATCCGTCCACGGTCTTGGCGAGCGCTTTGGAGCATGGAACAAAGTTGGTCAGAATGTCATCCTTTGGAACGCCGATGGTGGTACTTCAAGCGACCAAGCTTACAAGAACGTTTCTTTCTGGATGAGCAACCGTGGTTATGGTGTCTTCGTGGATAACCCTGGAAAGGTAGATTTCGAAATTGGTAGTGAGAGGTGTTGTCGTGTGCAAACAACTGTGGAGGGgcagaggttgaagatgtaTATCATCTACGGCGACGGGCCTAAGGATGTTCTCAAGAAATACACTGTCCTCACTGGAAAAGCCAACAAAGTTCCCAGTTGGAGTTTTGGTCTTTGGCTGACGACTAGCTTTACTACCAATTACGACGAGACTACGGTCAACTCATTCCTTGAGGGTATGAAGTCTCGTGGGTCACCTGTTGATGTCTTCCACTACGACTGCTTCTGGATGAAGGGCTTCAGATGGACAGACTTTGTCTTTGACGAGGAGCGTTTCCCGGATCCCAAGGGCCAGATAACGCGACTCAAGGAGAGTGGGCTTTGCAAGAAGGTCTGCGTCTGGATCAACCCATACATCGGCCAAGCTGGTGCGGCATTCAAACACGCTGCTGAGAAGGGCTATCTCCTCAAGCGCAAGAATGGAGATATTTGGCAGTGGGATCTCTGGCAAGCTGGCATGGGTCTTCTGGATGTGACAAACCCTGAAGCTTGTGCCTGGTATACCGAGTGCCTAAACGGACTCTTTGACAAGGGCGTCGATGCCCTCAAGACGGACTTTGGCGAGCGTATTCCCACTCTTGACGTTCAGTGGCACGATGCCTCGGTTGACCCACACAAGATGCACAACTACTACGCCTTCATGTACAACAAGCTTGTTTACGAGGCTCTCCAGAAGCGATACGGCGACAACGAGGCTGTTCTTTACGCTCGCGCTGCCTGTGCTGGAACTCAGCGCTTCCCTCTCGTATGGGGAGGAGATTGTGAGTCTACACCCGAAGCTCTCGCTGAATCTGTCCGCGGTGGGTTATCAATGGGCCTCAGCGGCTTTACTTTCTGGAGCTGCGACATTGGTGGCTTCGAAGGTTCTCCACCACCGTGGATCTACAAGCGATGGGTCGCGATGGGCCTTCTGTGCAGTCATAGTCGTCTGCATGGCAGTAATTCTTATCGCGTGCCGTGGGTTGTTGACAATGATGATACCACTGAGGAGGGTTGCTCCAGGACTCTAGCCAAGTGGACAGCGCTCAAGACGCGATTGATGCCGTATATCTTCTCTCAGGCTATTGAGTCTATAGAGGGTGGGATTCCAATGTCTCTTCGAGCTGTTGCGCTTGAGTTCCCTGAAGATCCAACCTCTTGGTACCTTGATCGCCAGTTCATGGTCGGATCACAGCTCCTAGCAGCTCCCATTTATGAAGAGTCCGGCGAAGTTGAGTTCTACCTCCCTAAGGGAAAATGGACATCTTATTTCACGAACGAAGTCAAATCTGGTCCTGGATGGTTTAAGGAGAAGCACGCATTTGGCACATTGCCTCTTTACGTGCGCGAGAACACCGTTCTTGTCCTCGGGAGTTGCAAGGAAGTTGGTGCGGATTATGACTTTGCGAACAACGTTGAAGTTGCTTTGTATCAGGCTTCTCCTGGTGCTAAGGCTACTGTGGTGGACGGAGAGGGAAATGTTGTTGCTGAACTTGTAGTTGCACAAGATGGTAAGCTCGAGGGTACTGATAAACTCAAGGGTGATTATAAGGTTGCTGAGAAGGGTCGTGACTTGAGGGGAGATGCCCCAGTCTCAATCGAGTCTCTGTCATAGGCACATAGATTTCATGACTCAAGTTACTATATAGAGGACTTGATTAAATTGTTGCTATTTGTTCTGAGGTCGAGGCTCTTGACTGTCGATATGATGTCTTTCATCTCATGTCTCGTAGTGTTCCCTAGAGCCACAACAGAACTCGGTTCATGACCATAGTCTTCACAATCACATGTCAATTTGCAATGATTACAATATCCGAAGACCGGACATTTGGACATTGGTGTTCTGGCGAAAACATCCTCCGTGTAGCCAGTTACTCGTGCCGTAGTCCCGAGAGGTTGGAACATGTCAAGCCTGCTCGTCAGCACTAAGCAGCTACCTTGGAGCTCCACAAAGAGCATGAGTTAGCGAGAATCCTCTGAAAATCCTTGAGAGAATTGTATCTCATGATGATTCTTCCAGGCGGAGTCAAGAAACGTAGGACCTATATCCTAAGAGACAAAAAAGCCTAGGTAAGTTTAGGATAGACTTAGGCAAATTTCGTATGCTTAGTGGGTCTTTAGACTAGTTGTTTTTTGGCACCCTTCCATAGGTATCAATAGAAATGGcagaagcttcttgttctctgAGGCCACCCCACAGTGATTCCCCACCGAGTCCGCGTTTAGGCTCCACTGAGTCTCCAGCGGGGTTTGGGGGTTAGGAATTGCCCGAAATGGTAATTTTAGTGGTCTATAGTCGTCGCGATTGGTTGGTCGTTTTGCTCGTGAAGTGGGCAATCATATTGTACAGAGGATCTAGACAAGTGGGAATAAACATATGATCGTCAAGACAAGTAACGTAGCAGGGAATTTCAGATCAAATGATGGAACGAGAGACATTCCCCCTCGATCACCATTTATCCGGTCGCTTAAAATGTGGCATCATAAGCGGTGACCTGAGTGCCACTATCCACGAAATGGAACATGCAACTTGCCCATGATATGGAATGTGAATGATCACCGAGCATTCGCGCAGAACCATTTagaagagaaggagacaTCTGCTTTGGAAGAACTGGAGCCTTGCCGGTATCATATGATGTGTGGCAATATGAGATGAAAACCAGACCTCTGATTGCACCCCAACAATTGAGTGCATAAGAAGAACCTATAAAAACTGAATATCGGCAATTGCATTCAACTGCCGTGCAAAGAAGATCAAAATGGATGATTAGAATATGCATATTCGAGGCACTGTCTTTTGAGGTTACATTGTCACGGTGTAATATTGATGGGGAGGGTATATGTGATTAATTAAATGATCATAAAGGCCTCCCGACCGTCTCAGAACTCTTTCATGAGGCAGACCTGGTTGAGTTTGCGGACCCCCAAAGCCGAAGGACTCGGGCTCATTCACCTTTTACATACATGTCCCTCTAGTAGCCGAAGCCTAGGTGCCTTTTGTCTCACTATCAGTACTTGGAAGCATGAGTTTACATGACAGACAGTTAGAGCACATGCAGGGCTGTACTGACAACGGCGTAATTCCTCAGTCAGAAACCAGTACCAATCTTACCTTGATGCATTCAGTGGATCTTGAATATACACATAATAATAGAATAAAAGGCCTGCCTGTTGTATCCGACGATGATCTGAACTCGGGTCGGGTCAAATACCCCCGAACGACACTGATTGGTCCGGGTGTAAGCAACCACACGAAGGATCAAAGGTTCCCTTACAGGTTCCTCTAATCCATGTAGACAGCTGCATTCAAATTTAGCCGGGATGGAAAAAGCTAAAGGCCATGTGCTAAGATGTCTGAGATCAGACCATGATCGTAGTTCGACTTTTGTATCGTCTAGTCTCTGATCAAGGTATTGACACGGTAATAACTCTGGTAGGTTAGGGGCGATTGTACACGTTGAAGTTTAGAGTGTTCATTCATAGGCTGGTtattcttcaacaccatttAGCCGCCGCCTCGAGGGGCCGGTTGCCGAACACTAGTAGTATATTCTCCGACCGCTCGGAACCGACGAGGAATCGCACCAGGGGCACCATGTAATTCTACGGGATCACGATTTTCGGCATGCCATGTCCCATCTAGAGCCTCGGCCGAAGCCGGGGAGAGGTCATATCAGGGCTGAAGATGCAGAAACGGGCCGTTACTGGTCATGGGCAGGGTTCACCATGGAGATACCAATAAACCTTGCGTGATATCGCCGCCTCTAGTAGTATGACTGTTGCGGAGGTGGCCTTTGGGGCCCCctggggaagaagaggccgTGGGTCTTTGAGGATCAGGGCGTAGTTAGAATTGATCAACATGCTACATGAAGCATCGAGAATGGAGCCATTGCTTTGGGGGTGATGGTCGTACAAATAGTGAAAGGTCCGCTGTTAGTATTGGATCTAATCCACATGCTATTTATCGTCTAATACATTGGGCTACGAATCACTTATACGACTTTACAGGTTAAGGCTCTCAAATGGGGAAGGCATACAGTATCGGCCTGGCTTGCTTTGCAGCCATTGGGTACGTACAAGTTATCTGGATGTTTCGTTCTAAACTACAGGGAAGATGTTGA
The window above is part of the Fusarium oxysporum f. sp. lycopersici 4287 chromosome 8, whole genome shotgun sequence genome. Proteins encoded here:
- a CDS encoding alpha-D-xyloside xylohydrolase, with product MHLRDGMWLPAQDFRTEYAEDVYEITPSKDQQALNLLCPVKHIRSRGDTLNQPTLDIDIKAEMDGVISIETTHWAGAQRKGPNFDLFPAGQPKVEGKIVKSDKGTTIQSGVLSATIHPDQHNFDIKFHSSDGKKHLTNLGNRSTGFAYSPAPSTPMQTGDMRDFKHYMFMQTTLSVGESVHGLGERFGAWNKVGQNVILWNADGGTSSDQAYKNVSFWMSNRGYGVFVDNPGKVDFEIGSERCCRVQTTVEGQRLKMYIIYGDGPKDVLKKYTVLTGKANKVPSWSFGLWLTTSFTTNYDETTVNSFLEGMKSRGSPVDVFHYDCFWMKGFRWTDFVFDEERFPDPKGQITRLKESGLCKKVCVWINPYIGQAGAAFKHAAEKGYLLKRKNGDIWQWDLWQAGMGLLDVTNPEACAWYTECLNGLFDKGVDALKTDFGERIPTLDVQWHDASVDPHKMHNYYAFMYNKLVYEALQKRYGDNEAVLYARAACAGTQRFPLVWGGDCESTPEALAESVRGGLSMGLSGFTFWSCDIGGFEGSPPPWIYKRWVAMGLLCSHSRLHGSNSYRVPWVVDNDDTTEEGCSRTLAKWTALKTRLMPYIFSQAIESIEGGIPMSLRAVALEFPEDPTSWYLDRQFMVGSQLLAAPIYEESGEVEFYLPKGKWTSYFTNEVKSGPGWFKEKHAFGTLPLYVRENTVLVLGSCKEVGADYDFANNVEVALYQASPGAKATVVDGEGNVVAELVVAQDGKLEGTDKLKGDYKVAEKGRDLRGDAPVSIESLS